The proteins below are encoded in one region of Triticum aestivum cultivar Chinese Spring chromosome 1B, IWGSC CS RefSeq v2.1, whole genome shotgun sequence:
- the LOC123084236 gene encoding protein trichome birefringence-like 8 — MRARDVPVSSIFLILFVLSIVVTQAPFFRVRRLISDDGGGRATARTKDAATCGCDYSDGKWVRSRATDAMTYREDCPFLDPGFRCVQNGRNDSSFRHWRWQPRCGSCRLPKFNATDMLERSRNGRIVFVGDSIGRNQWESMLCMLAAAMPPGSRIYEQFGKPLSRHKGYLSMVFADYNLSVEYYRAPMLVMVDRLPPARDGAIRRAIRLDALPRHAARWAGADVLILNTGHWWNLHKTIKSGNYFMVGDRFNMTTDIKEAFRRSLRTVKDWALSNPRLSKSSYIFRSYSPSHYGNGTWDTGGSCVNQWDPLTMIASESDQQEHLWINTMISSVARSMRRRHGMNNDAVFLNITYMTGLRKDGHPSRHREPETPSDAPEDCSHWCLPGVPDTWNQMMYGHLVSMGFDMRSIRR, encoded by the exons ATGCGTGCTAGAGATGTTCCAGTCTCCTCCATTTTTCTCATCCTCTTTGTGCTCTCCATCGTCGTCACGCAGGCGCCATTCTTCCGGGTTCGACGTCTGATTAGCGATGATGGCGGTGGCCGCGCTACGGCGCGCACCAAGGACGCCGCCACCTGTGGCTGCGATTACTCTGACGGGAAATGGGTGAGGAGCCGCGCCACGGATGCTATGACATACAGGGAGGACTGCCCGTTCCTCGACCCCGGCTTCCGCTGCGTGCAAAATGGGCGGAATGACTCTTCCTTCCGCCACTGGCGTTGGCAACCTCGCTGCGGCAGCTGCCGCCTCCCTAA GTTCAATGCGACGGATATGCTGGAGAGGAGCCGGAACGGCCGGATCGTGTTCGTCGGTGACTCCATTGGCCGCAACCAGTGGGAGTCCATGTTGTGCATGCTCGCTGCCGCCATGCCGCCCGGTTCGAGGATATACGAGCAGTTCGGGAAGCCTCTGAGCCGGCACAAAGGCTATCTCTCCATGGTCTTTGCGGACTACAACCTCTCCGTGGAGTACTACCGCGCACCAATGCTCGTCATGGTCGACCGCCTCCCTCCGGCGAGAGATGGTGCCATCAGGAGGGCCATCCGGCTTGACGCACTACCGCGACATGCTGCCCGCTGGGCTGGCGCTGACGTGCTCATCCTCAACACGGGCCACTGGTGGAACCTACACAAGACCATCAAATC TGGAAACTATTTCATGGTGGGCGATCGGTTCAACATGACAACGGACATCAAGGAAGCATTCCGACGGTCTCTCCGGACGGTGAAAGATTGGGCACTAAGCAATCCACGACTCTCCAAGAGCAGCTACATCTTCAGGAGCTATTCTCCATCGCACTACGGCAACGGGACATGGGACACAGGTGGCTCCTGCGTGAACCAATGGGATCCGCTAACGATGATTGCCAGTGAGAGTGACCAGCAGGAGCACTTGTGGATCAACACAATGATTTCGAGTGTGGCACGGAGCATGAGGAGACGACATGGGATGAACAATGATGCGGTTTTCTTGAACATAACGTACATGACGGGCTTGAGGAAGGACGGACATCCGTCGCGGCACCGGGAGCCTGAGACGCCATCGGATGCGCCAGAGGATTGCAGCCACTGGTGCCTACCGGGTGTGCCGGACACGTGGAACCAGATGATGTACGGGCACCTCGTGTCCATGGGATTCGACATGAGGTCAATTAGAAGATAG
- the LOC123103504 gene encoding LEAF RUST 10 DISEASE-RESISTANCEUS RECEPTOR-LIKE PROTEIN KINASE-like 2.3 codes for MGNPGASHHSITLQSLTVFSLVVVFAADHVQGGDYGCSPFSCGHLRDILPPFRQRGDPLDCGVEAYELGCTSGKATIHINTGTYYVTAINYTGFYFSVMDTNFDTSSSCPLPLWNHLPYFGGYFGGYVGRYLGGIDSVSPPGFRYLATRSYDRACFANCSRAVMNKSAYKPVACLSAKNSHVYVWVSNYTYCAVEDLEPYCGYLAEIPFGNKYSPDWRQLQNASYADITQFISKGFTVRFPVDNIYRRPSTFVMLRKNINLCLNSSISYFKEQISGTSIVNWTHAIFWSEVHFLECMTGSSNDDYYYTTKLFLIAATLVSAIAILQFFFVLCRFLLAPLAVWIFLAYKYMKTRIIIDAVEKFLRIQQMIGPARYSYTDIVAVTSHFRDKLGQGGYGSVYKGVLLPGGVHVAVKMLEGNSNCNGEDFISEVSTIGRIHHVNVVRLVGFCSEEMRRALVYEYMPNGSLDKYIFSTEKSFSWDKFNEIALGIARGINYLHQGCDMQILHFDIKPHNILLDSNFIPKVADFGLAKLYPRGDTFVPLSAMRGTVGYIAPEMISRGFGVISSKSDVYSFGMLLLEMAGGRRNADPNMGSSSQAYYPSWVYDRLTREEAGEISAVANDMHELEKKLCVVGLWCIQMRSRDRPTMSEVIEILEAGADGLQMPSRPFFCDEGHIHVEDSYQFTSELSAVSEEELSVVSEEDDV; via the exons ATGGGGAACCCTGGTGCATCTCATCATTCTATTACCCTACAATCCTTAACTGTCTTCTCCCTCGTTGTAGTTTTTGCAGCAGATCATGTCCAGGGAGGAGATTATGGGTGCTCACCTTTCTCCTGTGGACATCTCCGAGACATATTGCCTCCTTTCCGTCAGCGAGGTGATCCTCTTGATTGTGGTGTTGAAGCATACGAGCTGGGTTGCACCAGTGGCAAGGCTACGATTCACATCAACACTGGAACATACTATGTGACTGCCATCAACTACACCGGTTTCTACTTCTCGGTCATGGACACCAACTTTGATACTAGTAGCAGCTGCCCTCTTCCACTGTGGAATCACCTTCCTTACTTTGGTGGATACTTTGGTGGATACGTTGGTAGATACTTGGGCGGAATTGATTCAGTTTCACCACCTGGCTTTCGGTATTTGGCCACTCGGAGTTATGACAGAGCATGTTTTGCTAATTGTTCAAGAGCAGTAATGAATAAAAGTGCATACAAGCCTGTTGCTTGCCTGAGTGCCAAAAATTCACATGTTTATGTCTGGGTGTCTAATTACACGTACTGTGCGGTTGAAGATCTTGAACCTTATTGTGGATACCTGGCAGAGATTCCATTTGGTAACAAGTATTCTCCTGATTGGCGACAGCTGCAGAATGCAAGTTATGCAGATATCACACAATTCATAAGTAAGGGGTTTACTGTCCGATTTCCTGTGGACAACATTTACAGGAGGCCTTCTACTTTTGTGATGTTAAGAAAGAACATCAATTTATGCCTCAACAGTTCAATCAG CTACTTCAAGGAGCAAATATCTGGCACAAGCATTGTTAATTGGACTCATGCTATTTTCTGGAGTGAGGTGCACTTCTTAGAATGCATGACTGGGAGCTCTAACGATGATTACTACTACACAACAAAGTTGTTTTTGATTGCTGCAACCTTAGTATCTGCTATTGCTATCCTCCAGTTCTTTTTTG TACTGTGCAGGTTCTTGTTGGCACCCCTGGCTGTATGGATATTCCTAGCCTACAAGTACATGAAAACAAGGATCATAATTGATGCAGTTGAGAAGTTCCTCAGGATTCAACAAATGATTGGCCCGGCGAGGTACTCCTACACAGATATAGTTGCAGTCACAAGCCATTTCAGAGATAAATTGGGCCAAGGGGGCTACGGCTCTGTGTACAAGGGTGTGCTTCTTCCAGGCGGTGTCCATGTCGCCGTGAAGATGCTAGAGGGCAACTCAAACTGCAATGGAGAAGATTTCATCAGCGAGGTCTCCACCATCGGCAGGATCCACCATGTCAACGTTGTGCGTTTGGTGGGGTTCTGCTCGGAGGAAATGCGAAGGGCCTTAGTCTACGAGTACATGCCCAATGGTTCTCTGGACAAGTACATCTTCTCTACCGAGAAGAGCTTCTCATGGGACAAGTTCAATGAGATCGCTTTGGGCATTGCCAGGGGGATCAACTACTTACATCAAGGGTGTGACATGCAGATTCTACACTTTGACATCAAGCCGCACAACATCCTTCTCGACAGCAATTTCATCCCGAAGGTCGCCGATTTCGGACTCGCCAAACTGTACCCGAGGGGTGACACTTTCGTGCCTTTGAGCGCCATGCGGGGAACCGTCGGCTACATAGCCCCCGAGATGATATCCCGGGGCTTCGGTGTTATATCCAGCAAGtccgacgtgtacagcttcgggATGTTGCTGCTGGAGATGGCCGGCGGGAGAAGGAACGCTGATCCAAACATGGGTTCCTCCAGCCAGGCGTACTACCCGTCCTGGGTGTACGACCGGCTGACTCGGGAAGAAGCAGGCGAGATATCTGCTGTTGCTAATGACATGCATGAGCTGGAGAAGAAGCTATGTGTTGTCGGATTGTGGTGTATTCAAATGAGATCTCGTGATCGGCCGACGATGAGCGAGGTCATTGAGATCCTGGAGGCTGGGGCTGATGGCCTGCAGATGCCTTCGAGGCCGTTTTTCTGCGACGAAGGGCACATCCATGTGGAGGACTCTTATCAGTTCACTTCCGAGCTGTCGGCGGTCTCGGAGGAGGAATTGAGTGTGGTGTCAGAGGAAGACGACGTGTGA
- the LOC123103551 gene encoding rust resistance kinase Lr10-like has protein sequence MSKLLAIALLLLSLINHRIYLATAWDDKDFFKYCPPSNCSQHGPEVRFPFCLESSNKSSSSSSSCGCAGRSIRKLACSGQDTILVHPVLGPYNVSAIDYIYSSMKIIPLVDPCMVLQQKLVISRSSSSPQVDVINDEKPSLQFFEWTSTALVRCSREFTPGVADRIAGPVSCISNTTHFLYLVAGYEDMSLLPLDCKVVPLSDGVGGGLIPMYEFDDPTSDKLSVSFKERTERMLSFAETTVYLFNYFCAECERSGGRCAFSSQRDRRFCMPGPHGSRIKVIAATSSVAAFVVLLLTVATVLYLSLKTRYNAEIHMKVEMFLKTYGTSKPTRYTFSEVKKMARRFKEKVGQGGFGSVYKGELPNGVPVAVKMLENSTGEGESFINEVATIGLIHHANIVRLLGFCSEGMRRALIYEFMPNESLEKYIFSDDSNIFQNLLVPEKLLDIALGIARGMEYLHQGCNQRILHFDIKPHNILLDYNFNPKISDFGLAKLCARDQSIVTLTAARGTMGYIAPELYSRNFGGVSYKSDVYSFGMLVLEMVSGRRNLDPRIGSQDDVYLPEWIYEKVINGEELALTLETTQEEKDKVRQLAMAALWCIQWNPRNRPSMTKVVNMLTGRLQSLQMPPKPFVSYENEPMP, from the exons ATGAGTAAATTACTTGCCATAGCACTCCTGCTGCTGTCTCTGATCAACCACAGAATCTACTTGGCCACGGCATGGGATGATAAAGATTTCTTCAAATACTGCCCACCGTCCAACTGCAGCCAACATGGTCCAGAGGTCAGGTTTCCTTTCTGCCTTGAATCCAGCAAtaaatcgtcgtcatcatcatcatcatgtggaTGTGCCGGCAGATCAATCAGGAAGTTAGCATGCTCTGGTCAAGACACCATCCTAGTTCACCCAGTTCTTGGCCCATACAATGTCAGCGCCATAGATTACATATATTCTTCCATGAAGATCATCCCGCTTGTAGACCCCTGTATGGTGCTACAGCAGAAGCTCGTCATCTCCAGAAGCTCGTCATCTCCACAGGTTGATGTTATCAACGATGAGAAGCCAAGTCTTCAATTTTTCGAATGGACTTCTACTGCCCTAGTACGCTGTTCAAGAGAGTTCACACCTGGTGTTGCCGATAGAATTGCTGGCCCAGTCTCCTGCATTAGCAACACAACCCACTTCTTGTATTTGGTGGCTGGCTATGAAGACATGTCTCTTCTTCCGTTGGACTGCAAGGTCGTCCCACTCTCAGATGGTGTCGGTGGCGGCCTGATACCCATGTATGAGTTTGACGACCCAACGTCAGACAAGCTCTCAGTGTCCTTCAAGGAACGCACAGAGAGAATGCTCAGTTTTGCTGAGACGACAGTGTATTTGTTTAATTACTTTTGCGCagaatgtgaacgcagtgggggaCGCTGCGCGTTCAGCTCACAAAGGGATAGACGATTCTGCATGCCAGGCCCACATG GTTCACGTATCAAAGTCATTGCAG CTACATCATCGGTGGCTGCATTTGTTGTTCTTTTGTTGACGGTGGCCACTGTGCTTTATCTTTCACTCAAGACAAGATATAATGCGGAGATACATATGAAGGTTGAAATGTTTCTCAAGACATATGGAACATCAAAACCGACAAGGTACACTTTCTCTGAAGTTAAGAAGATGGCACGACGGTTTAAGGAAAAAGTAGGGCAGGGAGGATTTGGAAGTGTGTACAAAGGCGAGCTACCAAATGGAGTGCCTGTGGCAGTCAAGATGCTAGAGAACTCTACAGGAGAGGGAGAatcattcatcaatgaagttgcaACCATCGGATTAATCCACCATGCCAATATCGTCCGCCTCCTGGGGTTTTGTTCCGAAGGGATGAGACGGGCTCTTATTTATGAATTCATGCCTAATGAGTCACTAGAGAAATACATATTCTCTGATGACTCTAATATTTTTCAGAATCTTCTAGTACCAGAGAAGCTCCTAGATATTGCTTTAGGCATCGCCCGAGGTATGGAGTACTTACATCAAGGGTGCAACCAGCGCATCCTCCACTTTGACATCAAGCCTCACAATATCTTGCTGGATTACAACTTCAATCCAAAGATCTCAGACTTTGGCCTGGCCAAGTTGTGTGCAAGGGACCAAAGCATCGTCACCTTAACAGCAGCAAGAGGCACAATGGGCTATATTGCACCAGAGCTATACTCTCGGAACTTTGGGGGAGTATCGTACAAGTCAGACGTGTACAGTTTCGGCATGCTGGTGCTAGAAATGGTGAGCGGGAGGAGGAATTTAGACCCAAGAATCGGGAGCCAGGACGATGTTTACCTCCCTGAGTGGATCTACGAGAAAGTGATCAATGGGGAGGAGTTGGCGCTTACTTTGGAAACGACTCAAGAAGAGAAAGACAAGGTGAGGCAGCTGGCTATGGCGGCACTGTGGTGCATCCAGTGGAACCCGAGAAACCGGCCGTCGATGACAAAGGTCGTGAACATGTTAACGGGGAGGCTGCAGAGTTTGCAGATGCCCCCGAAGCCTTTTGTCTCATATGAAAATGAACCTATGCCATAA